A window of Pirellula sp. SH-Sr6A contains these coding sequences:
- a CDS encoding ArsR/SmtB family transcription factor, producing MNESHSDCEHTKVESIEVADAALCERAAAIFRALGEPNRLKLLCLLANRELCVSELTQILKDNVPAVSQRLKLLKSERLVKQRRQGKHIFYRLADAHIQHLIENGLAHGSEPTLESTEE from the coding sequence ATGAACGAGTCGCATTCGGACTGCGAGCACACGAAGGTCGAGTCGATCGAAGTCGCGGACGCCGCGTTGTGCGAGCGAGCAGCGGCGATCTTTCGGGCGCTCGGGGAACCGAACCGGCTCAAGCTTCTCTGCTTGCTCGCCAATCGAGAATTGTGCGTCTCGGAGTTGACGCAGATTTTAAAAGATAATGTTCCTGCGGTTTCCCAAAGGCTCAAGCTTTTGAAATCGGAACGGCTCGTGAAGCAGCGGCGGCAGGGAAAGCACATTTTCTATCGCTTAGCGGATGCTCATATTCAGCATCTCATCGAAAATGGATTGGCACACGGCAGCGAACCAACGCTCGAATCAACAGAGGAGTAA
- a CDS encoding ArnT family glycosyltransferase: MVAAFALRISAAIVWQSGSKGEASPFRFGDSHSYWVLAEQIAHAKPYQYGSENARIFRAPLYPLFLSMAVWITGEEGDQPDWASILLARTFGILIGLSGLGIVMHTAKELAGSVAGIVAGLLATIYPGAIGMSVFLLSEAVFCPLMLLALYGSWRSLRSESLQAQYTWGLVAGTAIGLGCLARPSWSLWGVALGAYVLIGAGWRMTREPPWSWKAAFGSLALTAFAIVLTMSPWWIRNYQITGKFVPTTLQVGASLYDGWHEGATGSSDEGMAFTLEHLLAQQQEDIAATARGEKLESTFEWRADRRMRQAAVSWAWENPSEVLRLAGVKLLKTWRPIPVAAELGNTSVKVAEGAIYLAIALLGVVGVWGTRRQAGAWIFLLPCLYFSLLHMVFIGSVRYRQPAVLVLCILAGAGASLIMTHRSRRNREQGTT; this comes from the coding sequence ATGGTCGCAGCGTTTGCGCTGCGCATCAGCGCGGCGATTGTTTGGCAATCCGGATCGAAAGGAGAAGCAAGTCCCTTTCGATTTGGAGACAGCCATTCCTACTGGGTTCTCGCCGAACAAATTGCGCACGCGAAACCCTATCAATACGGCAGCGAGAATGCACGGATATTTCGAGCTCCTCTTTATCCACTGTTTTTGTCCATGGCCGTGTGGATCACAGGAGAAGAGGGGGACCAACCGGACTGGGCTTCGATTCTACTAGCCCGAACGTTCGGCATTCTGATTGGCCTATCCGGGCTCGGAATTGTGATGCATACAGCAAAGGAGCTAGCAGGAAGCGTGGCTGGGATCGTGGCGGGGCTCCTGGCAACGATCTATCCGGGAGCCATTGGCATGAGTGTTTTTCTCCTCAGCGAAGCCGTATTTTGCCCCTTGATGTTGCTGGCGCTATATGGGTCCTGGAGATCCTTAAGGTCGGAATCGCTCCAAGCCCAATACACGTGGGGGCTCGTGGCCGGCACGGCTATAGGGCTTGGTTGTTTAGCGCGCCCCAGCTGGAGCTTATGGGGGGTTGCGCTAGGGGCCTATGTCTTGATCGGCGCTGGCTGGCGAATGACGAGAGAGCCGCCGTGGTCTTGGAAAGCAGCATTCGGAAGTTTGGCGCTCACGGCGTTTGCCATTGTTCTCACCATGTCCCCGTGGTGGATTCGCAACTATCAAATCACCGGGAAATTTGTTCCAACTACCCTCCAGGTGGGGGCGAGCCTTTACGACGGTTGGCACGAAGGGGCCACAGGGAGCAGCGACGAAGGCATGGCATTCACGCTTGAGCATTTGCTAGCACAACAACAGGAAGATATCGCCGCGACCGCACGTGGGGAAAAGCTGGAGTCCACGTTTGAATGGCGAGCGGACCGTCGCATGCGTCAGGCTGCAGTCTCGTGGGCTTGGGAGAATCCCAGCGAGGTGCTGCGATTGGCAGGGGTGAAGCTGTTGAAAACGTGGAGACCGATTCCCGTTGCAGCCGAGTTGGGAAACACTAGCGTGAAGGTAGCGGAAGGTGCGATCTACTTGGCCATTGCACTCCTCGGGGTGGTAGGGGTGTGGGGGACAAGGCGGCAGGCGGGAGCTTGGATCTTTTTATTACCGTGCCTATATTTTTCGCTACTTCACATGGTATTTATTGGGTCGGTTCGCTATCGTCAACCCGCCGTCCTGGTTCTTTGTATACTGGCGGGAGCCGGGGCGAGTCTGATCATGACGCATCGTTCGCGACGGAATCGAGAGCAGGGAACCACTTAG
- a CDS encoding transglutaminase domain-containing protein: MKSPIHYLFVLSLACLLPSLGCSPSQSDQALDPATAVKAVQRPEPSASPSHEGTIPPEPQTKQPDAPQNSDSDDSSPFKNPPTSSGGANPRPATESGSILKGGVAKDPVEAIRPVIDDPSENWIDWKKLPLEIWELSFLGQRPVGTSSRLYQKSRGLDGDVIRVEMNSISRVSIAGKTSLQRLQLITQELPNGQILRLDGSLQVGDVHNRFSGIVADDQLRIDMNTGGRPLRTNITWLDDFRGPFAVEQSLLRRPMSQSEIRLVKNFDPMIGRMVEAELEYKGSSRSPTMIQGSIELQEVSVTQRDGDQLVKSTLWTDPSGEPMKSYFPGLDIRVFRVTENESIDFTRQSEWLVALVPILDIGSNEKSTNPVEKKMAQAEAVSFRVVHNKEDPFVSLSRKTNQSIKSLDARSAQVTFHRTPEGIQLEGIEAEEGPREEWTAATKWVDFKSNRWQAFRNSIATPALRDGLSERAKAIALRDALRAAIKPWKGEQQIRTIETLLPDLSCNTTEHALLLAHLLRDQGIPTRLALGYKVEESDENFIGVLDCWLEAYDGKHWFAIDESEVEEGVWAGRIKVRESDFKDSALYDELRSVATWAQGATIELLP; encoded by the coding sequence ATGAAATCGCCGATCCATTACCTTTTCGTACTCTCGCTCGCCTGTCTACTCCCCTCGCTAGGCTGCAGTCCTTCCCAATCGGACCAAGCCTTGGATCCTGCGACCGCAGTGAAGGCAGTGCAGCGCCCCGAGCCTTCGGCCTCCCCATCTCACGAGGGAACGATTCCGCCTGAACCGCAGACTAAACAACCCGATGCACCCCAGAACTCCGATTCCGACGACTCCTCTCCGTTTAAGAACCCGCCCACATCATCGGGCGGAGCCAATCCCCGTCCGGCGACCGAGAGTGGTAGCATTCTGAAAGGGGGTGTCGCGAAAGACCCGGTGGAAGCCATTCGACCGGTGATCGACGATCCGTCCGAGAATTGGATCGATTGGAAAAAGCTTCCCTTGGAGATCTGGGAGCTTTCATTCTTAGGACAGCGTCCCGTCGGAACATCTTCCCGGCTTTATCAGAAGTCGCGAGGGCTCGATGGAGATGTGATCCGCGTTGAAATGAACAGCATATCTCGAGTTTCCATCGCGGGAAAAACATCGTTGCAGCGATTGCAACTCATCACCCAGGAACTGCCGAACGGTCAGATATTGCGGCTCGACGGGAGTCTTCAAGTCGGTGACGTCCATAATCGATTCTCCGGAATTGTCGCCGATGATCAGCTGAGAATCGACATGAATACCGGCGGCAGGCCGCTCCGCACCAACATAACCTGGCTCGATGACTTCCGAGGCCCTTTCGCGGTCGAACAATCGCTGCTTCGACGTCCGATGTCGCAGTCGGAGATTCGATTGGTGAAGAACTTTGACCCGATGATCGGTCGAATGGTGGAGGCGGAATTGGAATACAAAGGATCTTCGCGCTCGCCGACCATGATTCAGGGATCGATCGAGCTGCAAGAGGTTTCTGTAACCCAACGGGACGGAGATCAGTTAGTGAAGTCCACGCTTTGGACCGATCCATCCGGCGAGCCGATGAAGTCCTATTTCCCTGGCCTCGATATTCGTGTGTTCCGAGTGACGGAAAATGAATCGATCGACTTTACACGCCAATCGGAATGGCTCGTTGCTTTGGTGCCCATTCTCGATATCGGTTCGAACGAGAAAAGTACCAACCCGGTAGAGAAAAAAATGGCTCAGGCTGAGGCGGTTAGTTTCCGGGTCGTGCATAACAAGGAGGATCCCTTTGTATCCCTCTCGCGCAAAACGAATCAGTCGATCAAATCGTTGGACGCACGCTCAGCGCAGGTCACCTTTCACCGTACTCCAGAGGGGATCCAACTCGAGGGAATCGAGGCGGAAGAAGGTCCTCGCGAGGAATGGACCGCCGCGACAAAGTGGGTTGATTTCAAATCGAACCGATGGCAAGCATTCCGGAATTCGATCGCTACCCCCGCGCTGCGCGACGGGCTGAGTGAGCGGGCCAAAGCGATCGCGTTGCGAGATGCTTTGCGTGCAGCGATCAAGCCATGGAAAGGGGAACAGCAGATTCGCACGATCGAAACGCTTTTACCCGACCTTTCCTGCAATACCACCGAGCACGCTTTGTTGTTAGCGCACCTCCTGCGGGATCAAGGCATCCCAACAAGGCTCGCTTTGGGATACAAAGTCGAGGAGAGCGACGAGAATTTCATCGGAGTGCTCGATTGCTGGCTCGAAGCGTACGACGGAAAGCACTGGTTTGCAATCGACGAGTCAGAGGTAGAGGAGGGCGTGTGGGCAGGCCGGATCAAAGTTCGGGAATCGGACTTCAAGGATAGTGCGTTGTACGATGAATTGAGATCCGTCGCGACTTGGGCGCAGGGTGCGACGATTGAATTGCTCCCATAA
- a CDS encoding DUF420 domain-containing protein — protein sequence MNESKVSSPATQQLEKRTTWIVNILSIAIPLMVALLLGIRTKVDLGTWTKVLPHCIGAINTLTSICLVGGIIAQRLGKIGAHRVMMTSAFSLGGVFLVCYVTYHLSNESTRYGGEGIWRGVYYTVLISHILLSLVVLPFVLRAFLFAFTQQIARHRQVAKWAFPIWLYVSVTGVIAYLMISPYYTK from the coding sequence ATGAACGAATCGAAAGTTTCTTCGCCCGCCACGCAACAGCTCGAGAAGAGAACGACTTGGATCGTCAACATCCTGTCGATTGCTATTCCTTTGATGGTCGCGTTGCTATTGGGAATCCGAACGAAAGTCGATTTGGGAACTTGGACAAAAGTCCTGCCTCATTGCATCGGTGCCATCAACACTTTGACATCGATCTGTCTGGTAGGGGGGATTATCGCTCAGCGACTGGGAAAGATAGGGGCCCATCGGGTCATGATGACCTCGGCATTTTCCCTCGGAGGAGTTTTCTTGGTTTGCTACGTCACCTATCATCTGTCGAACGAGTCGACCCGATATGGTGGCGAAGGTATTTGGAGGGGTGTTTACTACACGGTGCTCATCTCGCACATCCTCCTATCCTTGGTTGTATTGCCATTCGTTCTGCGCGCGTTTTTGTTCGCGTTCACGCAGCAGATCGCGAGACACCGACAGGTTGCGAAATGGGCATTTCCGATATGGCTCTATGTCTCGGTGACCGGGGTTATCGCCTATCTTATGATCTCACCCTACTACACCAAATAG
- the truD gene encoding tRNA pseudouridine(13) synthase TruD, which produces MKLKSQPDDFQVEEMTNVRPSRGAFAFYRLEKRGIGTPEAVSAILRDWNLPRHSLSYGGLKDRHAVTSQYLTIHKGPSLNHEDRSYRLDYLGQIPHPYHARDIQANRFEICLRNLTHEEHGVIERRCDTVGHFGVVNYFDDQRFGSIGFSGDLIGASWCKGDYERTLFLAMAEENPHDRGREREQKELMRTHWGEWIHLKQVLDRSHRRSVVTYLCDHPTDFKRAVALIRQDMRSIYLAAFQSWVWNRWLSALIDAALPEDCRIAIPSKCGLLSIPHVASPSGPIPSSVRELQRLELPLPSARQKDWDPATLPTLEAILSELGMEIREMRLKYPRDTFFSKGIRQAWLKPHGFQTKWESDELHNRKLALRLSFELPKGCYATMVVRAIATDQMSQPEWDEAEESAEEVNEETDSSGNDEAS; this is translated from the coding sequence ATGAAGCTTAAAAGCCAACCGGATGATTTCCAGGTAGAAGAGATGACAAACGTGCGTCCTTCTCGAGGTGCATTCGCGTTTTATCGACTGGAAAAGCGCGGAATCGGAACCCCCGAGGCGGTCAGCGCGATTCTGCGAGACTGGAATCTGCCTCGCCACAGTTTGAGTTACGGTGGTCTCAAGGATCGGCATGCAGTAACGTCTCAGTATTTGACCATCCACAAGGGGCCGAGTCTCAATCATGAAGACCGCTCTTACCGCCTCGACTATCTAGGCCAGATCCCTCATCCCTACCATGCGAGAGATATCCAGGCCAATCGATTTGAAATCTGCCTTCGCAATTTGACACACGAAGAGCATGGGGTCATCGAACGGCGATGCGACACCGTTGGTCATTTTGGCGTCGTGAATTACTTCGATGATCAGCGATTCGGTTCGATCGGCTTTTCCGGTGACCTCATCGGTGCATCTTGGTGCAAAGGGGATTACGAGCGGACGCTCTTTCTCGCGATGGCGGAGGAGAATCCACACGACCGAGGGAGAGAGCGCGAGCAAAAGGAATTGATGCGTACGCACTGGGGAGAATGGATCCATCTCAAGCAGGTGTTGGATCGGTCGCATCGACGGAGCGTGGTGACGTATCTTTGCGATCACCCAACCGATTTCAAACGTGCCGTTGCATTGATCCGACAAGACATGCGAAGTATTTACTTGGCAGCATTTCAGAGCTGGGTTTGGAATCGATGGCTCTCCGCACTGATTGACGCGGCCTTGCCCGAGGATTGCCGAATTGCGATCCCATCGAAGTGCGGGTTGCTGTCGATTCCCCATGTGGCGTCGCCGAGCGGTCCGATTCCGAGTTCGGTTCGAGAGCTGCAACGCTTGGAGCTACCGCTGCCATCGGCGAGGCAAAAGGACTGGGACCCAGCGACGCTGCCGACGCTGGAGGCCATCCTTTCTGAGCTTGGAATGGAAATTCGCGAAATGCGATTGAAGTATCCGAGAGATACTTTCTTTTCCAAAGGAATTCGGCAGGCATGGTTGAAGCCGCATGGTTTTCAAACCAAGTGGGAAAGTGACGAGCTTCATAACCGAAAGCTCGCACTGCGTCTCTCGTTTGAGCTCCCGAAGGGTTGCTATGCGACTATGGTAGTGAGAGCGATCGCGACGGATCAAATGTCCCAACCCGAATGGGACGAAGCCGAAGAAAGCGCCGAAGAAGTGAACGAAGAGACCGATTCGTCGGGTAACGACGAAGCTTCCTAA
- a CDS encoding class I SAM-dependent methyltransferase, whose translation MKRGPLNRNSGRLERLDLDWDSEGEIPNDVSAMLAEADSMLQRYWDQWHQKPIEQYVACDFRDVWRSLSAVTEQRLATGNTFVEWGCGFGVVTGLASYLGWESVGIEAEPFLVQQAVAFLRKTDMKAQIVCGNFLPRGAERLAGHQANHASLFHQVPSAYDELDLQCDDFSLVFAYPWPGEHRYLQEVFRNYAGDQALLLMFLGPYEIELFRKHQS comes from the coding sequence ATGAAACGAGGCCCATTGAATCGAAACTCGGGGAGGCTGGAGCGACTGGATTTGGATTGGGATAGCGAAGGGGAGATTCCGAATGACGTCTCTGCGATGCTTGCAGAGGCCGACTCGATGTTGCAGCGATATTGGGATCAATGGCATCAGAAGCCTATTGAGCAGTACGTCGCTTGTGACTTTCGGGACGTTTGGAGGTCCTTGTCCGCGGTGACCGAGCAAAGGTTGGCGACGGGCAATACATTCGTCGAATGGGGATGTGGATTTGGAGTGGTAACGGGGCTCGCGTCCTATCTCGGTTGGGAATCGGTCGGGATCGAGGCAGAGCCATTTTTGGTGCAGCAGGCGGTAGCCTTCCTTCGCAAAACGGACATGAAAGCTCAGATCGTCTGTGGTAATTTCTTGCCACGCGGTGCGGAGCGATTGGCGGGCCATCAAGCCAATCATGCCTCGTTATTTCATCAAGTTCCGTCGGCATATGACGAGCTTGACTTACAATGCGATGACTTTTCATTAGTATTTGCATATCCTTGGCCGGGAGAGCACCGATATTTGCAAGAGGTTTTCCGAAACTATGCGGGGGATCAAGCTTTATTGCTGATGTTTCTTGGCCCTTACGAGATCGAATTGTTTCGGAAGCACCAATCCTAA
- a CDS encoding carboxypeptidase regulatory-like domain-containing protein, protein MVVWSTSWIAGCDRGPTIAPASGIVVFEDGTPVKVGTIETKHSEWEGVQARGSIRADGTFALGTFEESDGAAVGEHRCVVVQFVMTEDVPGFKPSTEGVVNPVHASYATSGLSIQVPEKGTSELKLVVRGVKSGRGAKRGHGEHQELPEGATPATP, encoded by the coding sequence ATGGTCGTATGGTCTACGAGCTGGATCGCGGGTTGCGATCGAGGTCCTACGATTGCACCAGCGAGCGGAATCGTCGTCTTCGAAGATGGCACACCCGTCAAGGTAGGGACCATTGAGACCAAGCATTCGGAATGGGAGGGAGTTCAAGCTCGAGGATCGATTCGAGCGGACGGCACGTTTGCGTTAGGAACGTTTGAGGAATCGGACGGCGCGGCGGTAGGGGAGCATCGCTGTGTGGTGGTACAGTTTGTCATGACCGAGGATGTGCCTGGATTCAAGCCGAGTACGGAAGGAGTCGTCAATCCGGTGCATGCCAGTTATGCTACGTCAGGATTGAGTATCCAAGTCCCTGAAAAGGGGACGTCGGAGTTGAAGTTGGTTGTTCGCGGAGTGAAATCAGGACGTGGGGCCAAGCGAGGGCATGGGGAGCACCAGGAATTACCGGAAGGGGCGACCCCCGCGACACCTTAA
- a CDS encoding DUF1559 domain-containing protein, protein MNTSKTDRFGFTLVELLVVIAVIGLLVGLLLPAVQAAREAARAMHCKNNLHQIVLGVEMFHDTRKSYPPARYQPRPGDSPAFSCGGKETTWLVRIMPYLEAGNLESEWDYAIPYADHPEKIRVTTLPTFCCPSRRTAGDATGNGLIVGGGTQWIRIPCGCWIPIGSTDTNLSGAVGDYGGNHGDLSPGNSGLPTDFLYGGNGTGIIISARARCSDGMPRTFEDRVTQAMVTDGLSNTILAGEMHVPIGRLKQAPFDAFIFNGDHVFNTGRIGGPTMPIARNLRGEADDLVRWGSWHTGVCNFSFADGSVRSVSSSIDTDTLGMLSNRKDGQAHEYAD, encoded by the coding sequence GGTGATCGCAGTCATTGGATTGTTGGTCGGATTGCTTTTGCCTGCAGTTCAGGCCGCGCGCGAAGCAGCGAGGGCCATGCATTGCAAGAACAATCTGCATCAGATTGTCTTGGGGGTTGAGATGTTTCACGACACCCGCAAATCGTACCCTCCCGCTCGATATCAGCCCCGGCCCGGGGACTCGCCGGCGTTTAGCTGTGGCGGAAAGGAGACGACTTGGTTAGTTCGGATCATGCCTTACCTGGAGGCGGGCAATTTGGAAAGTGAGTGGGATTACGCGATTCCCTATGCTGACCATCCCGAAAAGATACGGGTCACGACGTTACCGACATTCTGTTGTCCATCGCGGAGAACCGCGGGCGATGCAACGGGAAACGGATTGATTGTAGGGGGAGGAACTCAATGGATTCGCATTCCCTGTGGGTGTTGGATTCCCATAGGTAGTACCGATACGAATTTATCCGGAGCGGTCGGAGATTATGGAGGGAACCACGGGGATCTTTCTCCAGGCAACAGCGGTTTGCCCACGGATTTTCTTTACGGCGGGAATGGGACGGGGATTATCATCTCCGCCCGAGCGCGTTGTTCCGATGGGATGCCTAGGACTTTTGAGGATCGGGTCACGCAGGCCATGGTTACGGACGGATTAAGCAACACGATCCTAGCGGGGGAGATGCACGTACCGATTGGACGACTGAAGCAAGCTCCGTTTGATGCGTTCATCTTCAATGGAGATCATGTTTTCAATACGGGTCGTATTGGAGGTCCCACCATGCCTATTGCCAGAAACTTGCGGGGCGAGGCGGACGACTTGGTGCGATGGGGAAGCTGGCACACCGGCGTCTGCAACTTCTCCTTTGCCGATGGCAGTGTTCGATCGGTTAGCAGCAGTATTGACACCGACACCCTGGGAATGCTTTCGAATCGCAAAGATGGTCAGGCGCACGAATATGCAGATTGA